One window from the genome of bacterium encodes:
- a CDS encoding PTS sugar transporter subunit IIA translates to MNQSELSRYFSEHLFIAQLKAKNKEQAISELLDLFVKEKYIRNREIVLEMLHQREKLGSTGIGKGVAIPHGRTTAASNVLIAFGKSEAGINFDAIDGKPVHLFFMVIAPPNDEGNTYLPILGALVTLLNEKNNRDKLAKVKSFAEFLPIITGE, encoded by the coding sequence ATGAATCAAAGTGAATTGAGCCGATATTTTTCCGAGCATCTGTTCATTGCCCAACTGAAGGCCAAGAACAAAGAGCAGGCCATCAGCGAGCTGCTGGATCTGTTTGTCAAGGAAAAGTATATACGTAATCGGGAAATCGTGCTTGAAATGCTGCATCAGCGTGAAAAGCTGGGCAGTACCGGTATCGGCAAGGGGGTGGCAATACCGCACGGCCGCACCACTGCGGCCTCCAATGTGCTGATCGCGTTCGGTAAATCCGAGGCGGGCATCAACTTTGACGCCATCGACGGGAAACCGGTACATCTTTTCTTCATGGTCATTGCACCGCCCAACGATGAAGGCAACACTTATCTGCCCATTCTCGGCGCCCTGGTCACCCTGTTGAATGAAAAAAACAATCGCGACAAATTGGCGAAAGTCAAGTCCTTCGCCGAGTTCCTGCCGATTATCACGGGAGAATAA
- a CDS encoding mannose-1-phosphate guanylyltransferase, with product MTDLSHTFAVVMAGGIGSRFWPKSRKALPKQFLSLLDKRTLIQATCKRLQEMLPQDQIYVVSTQDQATRVVRQLRWLRSNRLLREPFGKNTAPCIGLAALHLVRRSPEAVMIVLPADHHISEIDRFLHALNSAVALIRQQPETLATIGIEPTYPATGYGYIQRGEAFAFDHRQAWRVRAFAEKPTHEVAVQFFSSGEFLWNSGIFVWRCRTILEYLEELMPDLYAGLMEIDAVLGRAGYRRVLNRVYRQIRSESIDYGVMEKASNVMVVEGDFGWSDVGSWDEVYKLCAKDSDGNVVLGEPVLKDVQNSYVESGRRLVALVGVQDLVVVDTKDALLICHRNQTQDVKWVVEKLKHSEKQKYL from the coding sequence ATGACCGACCTATCCCATACCTTTGCTGTGGTCATGGCGGGTGGCATTGGCAGCCGTTTTTGGCCCAAAAGCCGGAAAGCGCTGCCCAAACAATTTCTATCCCTTCTGGATAAACGAACGTTGATCCAGGCAACCTGCAAACGGTTGCAGGAGATGCTGCCGCAGGATCAAATCTATGTGGTATCCACGCAGGATCAGGCGACCCGGGTGGTGCGGCAGTTGCGATGGTTGCGTTCCAACCGGCTTCTTCGGGAACCGTTTGGAAAAAACACGGCGCCGTGCATCGGGCTGGCGGCGTTGCATCTGGTGCGCCGTTCTCCTGAGGCGGTGATGATCGTGCTGCCCGCTGATCATCACATCAGTGAAATCGATCGTTTCCTGCACGCATTGAACAGTGCCGTTGCATTGATCCGCCAGCAACCGGAAACGTTGGCCACCATCGGCATCGAGCCGACTTATCCAGCCACCGGGTACGGCTATATCCAGCGTGGTGAAGCGTTCGCCTTTGATCACCGTCAGGCCTGGCGGGTGCGCGCGTTCGCGGAAAAGCCCACCCATGAAGTAGCAGTGCAGTTTTTCAGCAGCGGTGAATTTCTCTGGAACAGCGGCATTTTTGTCTGGCGGTGCCGCACCATTCTGGAGTACCTCGAAGAGCTGATGCCCGATCTCTATGCCGGCCTGATGGAGATCGACGCGGTGCTGGGACGCGCCGGCTATCGACGGGTGCTGAACCGTGTCTATCGTCAGATTCGCAGCGAGTCCATCGATTACGGAGTGATGGAAAAGGCAAGCAATGTCATGGTGGTGGAGGGCGATTTCGGCTGGAGCGATGTGGGCAGTTGGGATGAGGTGTACAAGCTGTGTGCCAAGGACAGTGACGGCAACGTGGTCCTCGGTGAACCGGTTCTCAAAGATGTGCAAAATTCGTATGTGGAGTCCGGCCGCCGTCTGGTCGCGCTGGTGGGGGTTCAAGACCTGGTGGTGGTGGACACCAAGGATGCGCTGTTGATCTGCCATCGTAACCAAACACAGGATGTCAAATGGGTAGTCGAAAAGCTCAAGCACAGCGAAAAGCAAAAGTATTTGTAG
- the trxA gene encoding thioredoxin, whose protein sequence is MGVAVEVTEATFESEVIKSNVPVLVDFWAVWCGPCKMIAPIVEEIAVEKTGMLKVCKVDVDKNRGIAGKYGIRSIPTLLLFKNGQVVEQIVGAAAKPNLLKKLETHLS, encoded by the coding sequence ATGGGTGTTGCTGTCGAGGTCACAGAGGCGACCTTTGAAAGTGAAGTCATAAAATCGAATGTGCCGGTGTTGGTGGATTTCTGGGCGGTTTGGTGCGGACCCTGCAAGATGATCGCACCGATTGTCGAAGAGATCGCTGTGGAAAAGACCGGCATGCTCAAAGTTTGTAAAGTGGATGTCGATAAAAATCGCGGGATCGCCGGGAAATATGGCATTCGCAGCATTCCAACCCTGCTGTTGTTCAAAAACGGCCAGGTGGTTGAACAGATCGTCGGCGCTGCCGCCAAGCCCAATTTGCTTAAAAAACTAGAGACCCATCTAAGCTGA
- a CDS encoding GNAT family N-acetyltransferase → MAAADLGAVAGLLLRAFLPLQPRFSLPRSAFLQLCADDAPAGAWVAEQGRELAGAVFGHSWGRIGWIGPLAVSPRHQRQGVGRRLYLAAVQGLRESGCTIIGLDAEERTEPTGFYERMALPYSVDTLDGYKSVMPGLLDVDDLLIFSRSTAALFFAEWTALQKAMSPAVDLLPYVQRLHQYGFGESAVVMQDGSAKALLILQTGQRLVNDQTAARLQVCWHVPGMEKRTLFAAAERLLRACHPDCRALCVRTTVGAEEWLTEGQCRLISRGRRWATQPPAFLNERYVWFWE, encoded by the coding sequence ATGGCCGCAGCGGATCTCGGCGCTGTCGCCGGTCTGCTGTTGCGCGCCTTTCTTCCTCTGCAGCCGCGGTTTTCCCTGCCGCGGAGCGCTTTTCTCCAGCTCTGTGCAGACGATGCACCTGCCGGCGCCTGGGTGGCGGAACAGGGGCGTGAATTGGCCGGAGCGGTGTTCGGCCATAGCTGGGGTCGGATCGGATGGATCGGTCCCCTGGCGGTTTCGCCGCGGCATCAGCGTCAGGGCGTCGGCCGCAGGTTGTACCTCGCCGCTGTGCAGGGATTGAGAGAGTCAGGATGCACGATCATCGGATTGGATGCGGAGGAGCGCACCGAGCCCACCGGCTTTTATGAGCGCATGGCCTTACCATACAGCGTTGATACGCTGGATGGATATAAATCGGTGATGCCCGGTCTGCTGGACGTCGATGATCTGTTGATTTTTTCGCGGTCAACGGCGGCACTTTTCTTTGCTGAATGGACTGCGCTGCAGAAGGCGATGTCGCCCGCAGTCGATCTCCTGCCCTATGTGCAGCGGCTCCATCAGTATGGATTCGGCGAAAGTGCGGTGGTGATGCAGGATGGAAGCGCAAAGGCGCTGCTGATCCTGCAGACCGGACAAAGACTGGTCAACGATCAGACGGCGGCGCGTCTGCAGGTGTGCTGGCATGTGCCGGGCATGGAAAAGCGTACGCTGTTCGCCGCTGCGGAACGCCTCTTGCGCGCGTGTCATCCCGACTGCCGTGCTCTATGCGTGCGCACAACCGTTGGCGCCGAAGAATGGCTGACAGAAGGCCAGTGCCGGCTGATCAGCCGCGGCCGTCGTTGGGCGACGCAACCGCCTGCGTTTTTAAATGAACGTTATGTCTGGTTCTGGGAATAA